TTCCGGTATATCTTTCCGGTGAGTCTGTTTCTCGGGTTTTTATCGCTTATAACGTTTATTCTGGCCCTGTATAATTTGTTTACCCCTCAACCATCAATATACTGGTTGATAACGTCATTTTTTCTCGGACTTTTCGGATTTCTCATTTTTGGCATTGGTCTTCTTGCCCAGCAGAACCGTGCCATTATGCGGGAATTGTGGATATTAAGGTCAAAAAAAATATAAGGCTGAAAATAATGGACAATCACAACGGGTATGATTGGGATAATAAGATGTGGAAGCATGTCCGTTATGCTTCTTTTGATTATATGACGAAGTATATATTTTCGAAGATGAATGAATTGTGTGATTTTACCGATAAAACAATACTTGAATTGGGATGCGGGCTCGGGAGATTAAGTTTTTTGTGTTTACAGAACGGTGCAAAAAGCGTTACATGCGTGGATTCATCCCAAAAAGCGTTGTCTGTCGCACGAGAGTTATTTAACAATGATGATCGGGCAACGCTGGTTGAAGATGATATTTTGAATTATCATGGCGATAAACATGATATTGTTTTTTCTTCGGGGGTGATTGAACACTTTGAAAACGAAGACAGATTCAGGGTTGTCCAAAAACATCTCGAGCTCGCGAATGAATGTGCTGTTATAATCCATCCATCGGATTCCCTGTATAACCGGTTTCTGGTGAGCAGGAAAATTTTCAAAAAGCTGTATGGTTTTCAAATGCCGTTTTCTGTCAATGAAATCAATAATTATATCGACAGATTACCCCACGGTTATTATGTTCATAAGAGATTTTATATGTTTTACTGCATTCCGCTCCTGCATAACAGCGGCACGGCAAACCGGTTTTTTCATAAACTCGAAGAGGAATATGGAGGATTGCTCGTTACCGTAATCAATCCTGCGTAACATAAACCGCCCTTCCATTCTCTCTGTCATCTTTGACTCCTTGTACCCTCATGTAAACTTATTTCAGGACAAGACATAATTTCCTGCCCCCCAGTACCGGGAAGATGTCACGAGGTGACGGAAGGGGGCTTTTATTCCCCGCAGCAAGCCCGGGGAATTCTTTCGATTAAAAGAAATTCGTCAGATTGGAAAGAATATGGATCAGGGACTTCCATGGATCAGGCATCGGGTTTATCGAAACACCGCTTATAATTGCCAGATGGCTTAAAAATGCGGGGCGAATGAGGGCGCTGTAGAGAATGAATCCCCAGCAGCACACAACGAAACCAATATAATTGTATGTATTCCTGAACCGGGAACGGGCGGTCATCATGAGGTACGATATGAGCAGCGCCGAACCCAGGATGCCCACCAGGACCTTGTATGAAAGATACGGTACGCTGTTCATCGGGCGGAATTTTATGAAAATGTGTGTCGGGCTGAGAACGGCGATCATGAGCATGAACACGGTGATGATGATGTAATGGGGTGATAACGTTTTAAAGGATTTCCGGATGACTTTGAACAGGAGATAATAAAAGACGACAAAAAACGCACCGGCATAATACCGCCATATGAACAGGTGATGCATGGGAACAAGGTATGTAAAAGGAGCATGATATCCATGCTGGAGCTCGATCAGCTTTTCCGCCCCGAAATGATAGAGTGAATTGGATGACAGCATAAAAGGCGGCAGGAAATTGGTGAGCGAGAGATAGAGATAAAAAAACACGTTTGAAATCACATCTTCGGTGGCGAGCATCAGATAGGGGTAATTGAAAACGACATCGGGCTCCGATCCGGGGGCTTGGCCGTATTGGTAATACCGGGTTTTGATCAATACATAAAGAATACCGGTTATGGTCGAAGAGACAAAAATAAATATCACTCTCGGTATTCGCCAGCTCTGACCTGACTGCGCGAAAATGACAAAAAGAAAAACGGAGACTATACAGATGAAAACAAGAAAATCAAGCCATCCCTCATAGGCCAGAGCGGTTATTAAAAGACTCAGCAAAAATAAAAATTTCCATAGTATCCGGTGTTTTTCACTCAGGAGAACTTTATATCCCGAAAAGAGAAGAAACATATAATAAATCAGGAGTAAATATAATGTCATCGTTCCGGTCACCAGATACGATAAATATAACTGCGTACCGAACCCCATGCAGATAGCCAGAGTATAGCTGAATACACGCGACCGGAACACCCACCAGGAAACAAAGAATGAGGCTATGATCACCAGCGCGTTATAGATAAACCAGATTGTTTCCGTGGATAGTATAAAAGTAAGAAAATGGGTTAAAATCAACGTGGTTGTTGTCCATGAACCTGTGAGCTCTTTAAACGGTAAAAAATATTTCCACCATTGATAGGTGGCAAGAACCTGAGCGAACTCGTTTTTGTAGAAGTAATTCATATAATTATACATGTATAGTTCTGAATGTTCTAAATAACGGCGCAATAAATAATTCGCTATTAACAGAATCGGTATACCGGTAAAGGGGCTTATGATACGGAAATACCTGTTATTCGTCCAATGCGAGAGAGTGGTCTTTATGTTCGTCCGCCGTGAATGAATAACAATGATGTTCGTCCAATGCGAAAGGTTAGCCCTGATTTTGTAGTTGTAATGGATCAATATGATGATGATTGTTTGCAGTTCGAAAAGCAGGCTCCAGTAAAGAAATGGTTTGAAAAAATTCTGAATTGTCAGACCGATCAAACCCGAGTGGATTATCCATAATGCCGTTATTGTGAACAATCCACTGATCAATACTGATGCAATCACAACACTGACACGGTTAAACAGTTTTTCCAGCACCGTTCTTTTTGATATTTGACTGTAGCGTAGAACGACGCCACATAGTATTGTTGCTGCAAGTGCACAACCTGTCATTCCCACATATACTGCCGGATATTTCTCATCACTCGGAGACAGATGTCTCAAAATATCAATAAGATGGTATGATACAAATATTCCTTCAACAAATAGTAGAGTAAAGTATACATTGAGATTTCTTTTAGAAATATGTAGCACTTCTCAAATCCTCTATCAATATTATTTGTTGATCTTGATGATTGAATAAATCATGAGCTTATACTTATTATATCCTTCCATAATTATTTGTGCGTTGCATTTTCGAGCATAATTACGGATTTCTTTTTTTGAAAATAATTTACATTGCGGAGTCATTATTGTATCCATGAAAATAATCTTCGATGTCCTTTTATCCATAATTCTACCTGTGCTAATTAACGTTAAAATTTGAAATAATAGATTTATGGGTGGATATATTATAAGTTCTATCTTTTTACTTATATTCCAGTAAAAATATCTAATGGGATAAAGAAATTTATATATCCAGTGGAACGGATTATATTTATTATAAACACCAAGTAAAATATATCCGCCCGGTTTCGTTATCCTTATAAGTTCTTGGAAAGCCTTAAAGGGATCCGGAGTAATCATAATAACACCATTACATACTGTATTGTCAGCAGTATTATCATTAAAAGCAATTTCAAGAATATTTCCGCATATTACATTGTATCCTTTTTTATTCAATTCCTTTGCATTTTCTGGAGAAAGGTCAAGACCATATATCTTTTCAATTCTCATACCATATTCTTTATATATATCAAACCAAAACCCCCGTCCACAGCCTATATCGAATAAATTATCGTCCTTATCTACATGATTAAAGAAGTCTTTTAAGAGCGCAATAAAATCTAAACGTACTTTTTTACCAACACTATGGATACCGAATCGATAAGTATTGTACATTTCAAGTGCATTTTTAATCGTTTTTTCCATGATATCTCAAGATGTTAAATTGTTGAAAATACATGATTTATTTTATTTAATATAGCGGAGTAATTTTAAAAAAATTTTGGTAAAAATCAAATAACCTTTGATCACTCAAGTTTAATTTAATCGGATGATTCTTTTTTAATAATAAACGAAATCATCAGATAATACATGATATACTTTGTTTTTAATATTTTAACATTACATTCAGATGCATAACGTTCCATTTTTTTAATGGAAAATAATTCCGCTTTGGGAGTAATCACCTGATCCATGAAAATTGTTTTTGCGGTTTTCTTATCCAATGATTCACCAATAGCGAAATATGAAAGGAGTTTATATAGAAAATAAAAAAAGGGGAAAAACACATTTACAATTTTTTTTGTCCAGTTCCAATAGATATATCTTATCGGGTATGTAGCTTTATATACGATATAGAAAAACGGATGCCAGACATTATAAACACTGACATATATATCCCCTCCTGGTTTGGTTATTCTCACTAGCTCTTTAAAAGCCTGAAAACTGTTATTTGTATGATGTATTACGCCATTGCAAATAGTAATGTCGGATATATCATTATCATAATCCAAATCAAGAACGGTTCCATACCTGACGTCATAACCTTTATTTTGTAACTGTTCAACATTGCCTGGGGCTAAATCAAGGCCATGGATAGCATTTTTAGAAAATCCATACTTCAGATAAATATCAAACCAGAAACCCGCTCCGCACCCAATATCATATATACATTTTGATTTATTACTTTTCTCAATCAGTTCGGTAAGCAAATGATAGTATTTTACTCTTTTATCTCTGTAGCTGAATTTACCAAAACGGTAACTATCATACATATATTCTGCATTTGGACTGATTTTATCTGTCGCCATATATAACCTTTTAATTATAGTATAATTATAATCTGCTAATTTATCTGTGAAGCATATTATATTTTAAATACTTTTTCATTTAAAAGAACATGTGGTTGACAAGAGTGATGAATGACAGGTGTTGGTGTTCCATTATAGCAATGCTTAAATTATGTTTACCAAATCATAGGTTATTTTTTTCAACAAAATAATTACCGATTGCGAGCGCATCAATACCTGTCCCTAAAAAACAATTGATAGCATCCTCGGGTGTCATGACTATGGTCTCCCCTCGCACATTGAACGAAGTGTTAAGTACCACGGGGACCCCCGTCAGCTTTTCGAATTCATGTATCAGTTCCCAGTAAAGTGGATTATGTTTTTTTTCAACCGTATGAAATCGTGCAGTACCATCAACATGGGTAACGGCTGGGATCACCGATCGCTTTTCTTCTTTGACGTTACAGATGAGAAGCATGAAAGGCGACGGGACTGGGAAATTGAAATATTCCCGATAATTCTCTATTTTACATGAAGGGGCAAACGGTCTGAAATCTTCCCTGTGCTTGATCCGGTCATTAATAATATCCATCATTTTTCTTTGACGTGGATCCGCTAAAATTGAACGATTACCTAAAGCTCTCGGTCCCCATTCCATTTTCCCTTGATACCAACCGATAATACGTTGTTTGGCCATCTCGGCAGCTGTATCTCTGGCTATATTCTCACACTTTCTGAATGTTATATTTTCATACTTCTTTAGAGTTGATAAAATTTCCTGATCATCGGCTTCGTAACCATAATAGACATGATTCATTTCATAATTACGAGGCTGTTTATAATTAATATGGTTAATCCATAAAGCACAACCCAACGAACATGAGGCATCATAGGAAGCTGGTTGAATATAAATATCATCATAAGAGGTGTTTTCTAAAATTTTAGCATTCATAACACAGTTCAATGCCACTCCACCTGAAAGACAAAGTTTTTTTGATTTTGTTCTTTTTTGTAAATCTTGTGCAATATGAATTCCCACTTTTTCAGTAATACTTTGAAGACTTGCAGCAATATCTTTATGATCCTGACTAATATCACTCTCAGGTTTTCTTGGTAAAAGGCCACTTTCATGAATAAAGTGCTTTGATATGTTTCCCCATTTATGTGAAAGTGCTATATATTGGGGATTAATTCTATATATTCCATGTTCCTTAAAGTATACAATTTTTTCAAATAATTTCTTGTATTTTTCCGGATCACCATAGCTTGCCAAACCCATTACTTTATATTCATCATTATTGACACGAAACCCTAAAAAACGCGTAATCGCACTGTATAAATAGCCAATAGAATCAGGGAAACAGTGAGATTGTATACGGGTTATCATATTATCTTTCCCTTGGCCTATAACCGTTGTTTCCCACTCTCCGATTCCATCAATTGAAATAATATCTGCCTCGGTGAAAGGTGATACAAAGAATGCTGAAGCCATATGTGCATCGTGATGTCTTACAAAAGAAAGATTTATTCCCTTTTTTAAATATGGAAAATGCTTTTTCAAACGGGAACGCATTGTTAGAGCATTGTAGTAGAGTAATGCTCTTGAGGCAAAAAGAATTTTGTTTCTTATTGAGTACCATGGCGATAACACAAATTTCCATGCCGTGTAATTCATCAAATCTTCGGGTTTTATATAAAAACTAAAAATATTAATTTGATTTGCGTCGATACCTGCCTTTTTAAGGCAAAACGATATTGATCGAAAAGGAAATCCCCCATAATGTTTTTTATTTCGTGTAAAACGTTCTTCCTCTATGGCTGCAACAAGTTTTCCATTGCACAGTAATGATGCGGATGCATCGTGACCTAGATAATTAAAACCAAGAATATTCATGAATTGATACTCCCTTTTTGATTTTTTCAATGGTTATGAAATAATATTTTATTTTTATAAAACTTAAACATTTCTTTTATAATTAAAAAAGGAGTAAAGAGTGTAATCGTTGATTCTCCTGATTGTCTTTCTATTAGTTCGACAGGTATTTCTATATACTTTACTTTGTTTTCTGTTATCCAATAGAGAATTTCAATATCAACAAACCAACCGTTTGAAATAAAAGTCATTTTTTGTAAGGTTGTTCTTCTGAATATCTTAAAAGCTGAACTGCTATGTTTCATTCTTAAACGAAATATTAATTTTATCAATGCATTGAATACAAACGATTGAATTTTTCTGAAGTAACTCCTGCGATTGTCTTTCGATCGGTAACTCAACACACAGTCATTCTGTTCCAGAAGCGGAAGCGCGCGAACGATCGTATCTAAAGGAAATGGCATGTCGGCAGTTATCACGCATACAATATCTTTCGCCGCATTATTGAATCCCAATTTCAGCGCAGACCCGAATCCATTCCGGCTGCCTTCATGTATCACCGTTATCCTGTCATAACGGCCCGAAAGCCTGTCGCAGATTTCCCCGGACCGATCGGTGCTTCCGCTTTCGATAATGAGTATCTCGTAATCGGTGAAATGCCGTGAAAGAAATGTATCGATCAGGGCAATGGATTCCTCCAGCAGCGTTTCTTCGTTATAAACGGGCGTCACAACGGTGATGGAATATGGTGTCATCGATTGTTTTTCGTTGTCTGGCGGGTTTCGATATAAGCCTTCAGTTCCGCAAGGCCGGCAAACGTACGGATGGTCTTTGCGGGATTGCCGGCGACAATGGAAAAGTCCTGGACATCGTCTGTCACTACCGCACCCGCTCCGACGATAGCATGACGCCCGATGGTCACCCCGGGTACTATCGTTGCGTTGGAGCCTATGCTCGCCCCCTGCTTAACGAGCGTTTTTTTGTATTCGACATGACGGTCGGTGCGGGGATAGATATCGTTGGTGAACATGACGCCATGGCCGATAAAAACGGCATCCTCGACAGTCACGGAATCACAGATGAAAGAATGGCTTTCGATGATGCAACTCTTCCCGATCTTCACATTTCTCGTGATTTCGACGAAGGGCCCGACAAAGGTGTTGTCCCCGATTTCGCATCCGAAAATATTCACCAGGCCGGGATCGAAAATCCTGACATTGTTTCCCAGAATAACATCCGGATCAATCATGCCGCACCATAGAATTCTTTGATGGTTTGTGCAACGAGTTCTATCGTTGCGGGTGACATTTCAGAATAAAACGGAAGCGCAATGATGCTTCGCGCCGTTTCCTCTGCATGCGCCAGGTTATAGGTCCTGTCAAACATACCCTGATAGGCCTTCTGGTGGTACAGAGGTTTGGGATAATATACGTTACACTGGATTTCACGGCTTTCAAGATGTGCGAGAAGCTCATCACGTCCCGATGAACAGCGGGCGCTGTATACATGATACACCGGTCGCACTCCTTCGGAAGCACATTGCGGGCGGATGAATTCCCCGGGCAGCTGACGTTCATAAAGCGACGCAAGTTCAATGCGCCGTTCGTTCATGGCATCGAGGTATTTCAGCTTGACCCTGAGTATCGAGGCCTGCAGCTCGTCGAGACGGCTGTTTATACCGTCGAATTCGAACTCGTCTTTGTTGATCATCCCGTACATGCGCTTTTTCTTCAGCATGTCGGCAGTTTCCTTATCGTTAACCGTGATCAATCCCCCGTCACCATAACCACCCAGATTCTTCGTGGGGTAAAAGCTGAAAGCTCCAAAATCCCCGAGCGACCCCGTCTTTTTGCCTCTCACCTCCGCGCCATGAGCCTGTGCACAATCCTCGACAATGAAAATATCATTTCCGATAAGGTCTCTGAGCAGCTTGATATCCACGGCATTCCCGAACAGATGAACGGGAACGACTGCCTTCGTCCGTTTCGTAATCGCATCGGGTACCCGGTGAACATCGATCAGAAAGGTGTCAGGGTTGATGTCGACAAAAACCGGCACTGCGCCTGCACGGCGGATGGCCGAATAGGTGGGAATAGCGGTAAACGGTGTCGTAATGACTTCGTCGCCTTCATGAATATCGCACATCTCGAGCGCCAGAATCAGCGCATCGGTGCCGCTGTTGACACCCACCGCATACCCGGTACCGATATATGATGCGAATTCGCGCTCGAAAGCCGCAACCTCGGAGGCCAATGTATACCGTCCCGAAGAAAGAACCCGCGTGATTGCGCCCTGTATTTCTTCTTTATATGCCTCGTATTGAGGGACGAGATCACATCTCCAGATCATGTTTGTCTGTTCCTTTTGTGGAGATCATGCTATTTTTGGTGCCGGCAGGTGTTGATGAAAACTCCCGGATTATGGTGGAAAATCCGTATATATGGTCAACCTGAAACAGTCTGTGATATGAAATAATCCACCGTGCTTCTGAAAGAATCCCCGAGAGGAGTAACCGGTATTTCTCCCAACATTCCCTTGAGTACCGAACAATCGAAATCGGCGTACCCGATGTCTGTCTTCCGAACATGGATCGGCATATCCACTTTACGGTACGTGCCATAACCGACTGTTTCTGTTATGGTTTTCATGATGTCTTCGATCGGAATATTCCAGCAGCATACGTTCAGGGCATGGAAACCCTGCAATGGAACGGCGCCCAGTCTGAATACGATTTCCGCAAGGTCTTTTACATATATGACCGGCCTTTTTCGCGCGGTATCGTATATATCGATCGTTTTCCCATCTAGTATCGACCGTATGAATGTTCCCACGAGGCCGATATCCGGACCGTTGACCGGTTGATTTTCACCATAACAATTGCCGATTCGCAGGCTCATGACGGGAATGTTGTACAGTTTGGAATATATGCGGAAATACGATTCCGCCGCGACCTTGTCGATTCCCTGAATATCTTCGGGCACCATCGGTGTATCCTCGGTAATGGTTTCGACCCGAGGACTCCCATATTGACCCCGTGAGCCCAGAAATACGATCTTTATGCCGGATTTGTCTTTTACTGCATCAAGCAGCGGCAGATGGGACAGAATATTCAGTTCGATATCGTAAAGGGGATTTTCAAGCGCACTGTTGTGCGCTGTCCATGCCATGCAGTCGATAATGAGGGCATTGTTATGTACAAGATCATGTAATGGTTCATAAGCTTCAATACGTGACTGAATAAAATGTATATCGTGAAGGATATTCCAAATATTTTCGATCCGACCGCCTGTCTGTTCGAGCAGACCGTCTACAACGGTAACATTCCAGCCGGCATTGACATACCATTCGGCTATGTTACTGCCGATGAAACCGGCTCCGCCTAATATAAGAACATTGGATTTCATGCGCCTCTTCTTACAGGTGCTGCTGCTGTCCGAAATGTTTTTTATATGCTTCCTGCGCATCCTGATAATCAGTGAATTGTCCGATATCGAGCCAGTATTCCTTCATCAGATATCTGCCGATTTTTTCCCCCTTACGGAGCATGTCCATGATAAGCGAATCGATGCCGTAATACGTATCTTCGGGAATAAACCGAAAGATATCCGGATGCATGAAATAAATCCCGGAGAGTATTTCGTGTTTGAAATTGGGTTTTTCCTGAACTTCGACGATAAAATTATCTTTACAGATGACTTTGCCGAAATTGAAAGGCAGGAGAATTTCTTTCGTTACGACAACCAGGCTTGCATCTATTTTTTTGCTGGCTTTATACGCTCTGTTGAAATTGAGGTTGGTAAGGATGTCGCCGTTCATGAGCAGAAACGGTTCCTGCAGATGCTCTTTCAGCAATGTCAGGGGACCGCAGGTCCCCATTGGCTGGGTTTCGGTGCTGAAAGTCAGCGTAACACCATACTTACTGCCATTGCCGAGGTAAGCCTTGATGTATTCGGACATGTAATTTGTCGCGATAAAAACATCGTTGAAACCGGAGGCGCTCAGGTTTCGTATCTGGATCTCGAGTACTGAGCTCTCTCCGATAGGCAAAAGCGGCTTCGGTATTATTTCCGTAAACGGTTTTAGACGGGTTCCGAGACCGCCTGCTAAAATGACTGCTTTCATCGCTGTGTTTTTTCACTTATATGTTATACAGGGTATGTTTATAATGCGATATATTATCTTTCAGCCATGCCACGGTCTCTCTGAGTCCGTTTTCGAGACTGTACTCAGGTTTCCATGGAGTGGATGCAAGGATTTTCGAATTATCGCACATAAGCCGCTCAACTTCGCTGGCTGATGGTCTCATACGGTTTTCAGCCATGGAAACTGTAATGTTCCTGTTCATCACCTGTGCTATTTTCTCTACAAGATTTCCAACGGAAATTTCCTTGTTCATGCCAATATTCACGACCTCGCCCAGAAAGGTATCACACCCGGCAATAGCCAGAAATCCCCGCACCGTATCCTTCACATATGTAAAATCCCGTGTCGGATCGATATTACCCAGTTTTATCTCATCCATCCCGTTTAAAATTTGACTTATCACAGTGGGAATGACAGCCCGGGCAGACTGCCGTGGCCCGAAAGTATTGAAAGGCCGTGCAATTTTTACCGGTAATTGAAATGAACGGTAAAAACTTAAGGCAAGCTGATCCGCCGCAATTTTCGTAGCAGCATAAGGCGATTGAGCCGAAAGCGGATGTTTTTCATCGATCGGCACATACTGCGCTGTACCATATACCTCGCTTGTAGAGGTAACAACAACATTTCCAACCGCATGCATGAGCGATGCCTGGAGGATGTTATTTGTTCCTTCGATATTTGTTTTTATATAAGCCGCTGGGGATTCGTACGAATACGGTATTCCGATGAGAGCCGCGAGATGAAAGACACTGTCAACCCCTTTGACAGCTTTGGATACTGAATCGAAATCACGGATATCACCGGTAATAACCTCGATATCCTTCAGATACCGGGAATTTTCCAGCCAGCCCCAGTAATTCTTCGAGTTATATCTCACAAACGCTTTTACCTGAATACCGGAATCGACACAGTATTCGACAAGGTGCGAGCCGATAAAACCTCCTGCACCAGTTATTAATACTTTTAAAATGTTCATGGGTCAATCGTACGTGAGATATTTTCTATGAAATAAGAATTAGAATAAACAACTTTTTTTAAAGACATGATTGTTTAAATATAGTTGAAAAAAAAAACAAGTCAATAATCAAAGAACGAGGGATGTTTTTCGGTATTCATTGTCAGCCTTATTCATTCATGTACGTTTGTATTATCTTCTTTTAATACCATTTCCCG
The bacterium DNA segment above includes these coding regions:
- a CDS encoding NAD(P)-dependent oxidoreductase, which gives rise to MKSNVLILGGAGFIGSNIAEWYVNAGWNVTVVDGLLEQTGGRIENIWNILHDIHFIQSRIEAYEPLHDLVHNNALIIDCMAWTAHNSALENPLYDIELNILSHLPLLDAVKDKSGIKIVFLGSRGQYGSPRVETITEDTPMVPEDIQGIDKVAAESYFRIYSKLYNIPVMSLRIGNCYGENQPVNGPDIGLVGTFIRSILDGKTIDIYDTARKRPVIYVKDLAEIVFRLGAVPLQGFHALNVCCWNIPIEDIMKTITETVGYGTYRKVDMPIHVRKTDIGYADFDCSVLKGMLGEIPVTPLGDSFRSTVDYFISQTVSG
- a CDS encoding NTP transferase domain-containing protein, with the protein product MKAVILAGGLGTRLKPFTEIIPKPLLPIGESSVLEIQIRNLSASGFNDVFIATNYMSEYIKAYLGNGSKYGVTLTFSTETQPMGTCGPLTLLKEHLQEPFLLMNGDILTNLNFNRAYKASKKIDASLVVVTKEILLPFNFGKVICKDNFIVEVQEKPNFKHEILSGIYFMHPDIFRFIPEDTYYGIDSLIMDMLRKGEKIGRYLMKEYWLDIGQFTDYQDAQEAYKKHFGQQQHL
- a CDS encoding DegT/DnrJ/EryC1/StrS family aminotransferase, giving the protein MIWRCDLVPQYEAYKEEIQGAITRVLSSGRYTLASEVAAFEREFASYIGTGYAVGVNSGTDALILALEMCDIHEGDEVITTPFTAIPTYSAIRRAGAVPVFVDINPDTFLIDVHRVPDAITKRTKAVVPVHLFGNAVDIKLLRDLIGNDIFIVEDCAQAHGAEVRGKKTGSLGDFGAFSFYPTKNLGGYGDGGLITVNDKETADMLKKKRMYGMINKDEFEFDGINSRLDELQASILRVKLKYLDAMNERRIELASLYERQLPGEFIRPQCASEGVRPVYHVYSARCSSGRDELLAHLESREIQCNVYYPKPLYHQKAYQGMFDRTYNLAHAEETARSIIALPFYSEMSPATIELVAQTIKEFYGAA
- a CDS encoding glycosyltransferase family 2 protein; translation: MTPYSITVVTPVYNEETLLEESIALIDTFLSRHFTDYEILIIESGSTDRSGEICDRLSGRYDRITVIHEGSRNGFGSALKLGFNNAAKDIVCVITADMPFPLDTIVRALPLLEQNDCVLSYRSKDNRRSYFRKIQSFVFNALIKLIFRLRMKHSSSAFKIFRRTTLQKMTFISNGWFVDIEILYWITENKVKYIEIPVELIERQSGESTITLFTPFLIIKEMFKFYKNKILFHNH
- a CDS encoding carbamoyl transferase, giving the protein MNILGFNYLGHDASASLLCNGKLVAAIEEERFTRNKKHYGGFPFRSISFCLKKAGIDANQINIFSFYIKPEDLMNYTAWKFVLSPWYSIRNKILFASRALLYYNALTMRSRLKKHFPYLKKGINLSFVRHHDAHMASAFFVSPFTEADIISIDGIGEWETTVIGQGKDNMITRIQSHCFPDSIGYLYSAITRFLGFRVNNDEYKVMGLASYGDPEKYKKLFEKIVYFKEHGIYRINPQYIALSHKWGNISKHFIHESGLLPRKPESDISQDHKDIAASLQSITEKVGIHIAQDLQKRTKSKKLCLSGGVALNCVMNAKILENTSYDDIYIQPASYDASCSLGCALWINHINYKQPRNYEMNHVYYGYEADDQEILSTLKKYENITFRKCENIARDTAAEMAKQRIIGWYQGKMEWGPRALGNRSILADPRQRKMMDIINDRIKHREDFRPFAPSCKIENYREYFNFPVPSPFMLLICNVKEEKRSVIPAVTHVDGTARFHTVEKKHNPLYWELIHEFEKLTGVPVVLNTSFNVRGETIVMTPEDAINCFLGTGIDALAIGNYFVEKNNL
- a CDS encoding class I SAM-dependent methyltransferase, which translates into the protein MEKTIKNALEMYNTYRFGIHSVGKKVRLDFIALLKDFFNHVDKDDNLFDIGCGRGFWFDIYKEYGMRIEKIYGLDLSPENAKELNKKGYNVICGNILEIAFNDNTADNTVCNGVIMITPDPFKAFQELIRITKPGGYILLGVYNKYNPFHWIYKFLYPIRYFYWNISKKIELIIYPPINLLFQILTLISTGRIMDKRTSKIIFMDTIMTPQCKLFSKKEIRNYARKCNAQIIMEGYNKYKLMIYSIIKINK
- a CDS encoding N-acetyltransferase, which produces MIDPDVILGNNVRIFDPGLVNIFGCEIGDNTFVGPFVEITRNVKIGKSCIIESHSFICDSVTVEDAVFIGHGVMFTNDIYPRTDRHVEYKKTLVKQGASIGSNATIVPGVTIGRHAIVGAGAVVTDDVQDFSIVAGNPAKTIRTFAGLAELKAYIETRQTTKNNR
- a CDS encoding NAD-dependent 4,6-dehydratase LegB; amino-acid sequence: MNILKVLITGAGGFIGSHLVEYCVDSGIQVKAFVRYNSKNYWGWLENSRYLKDIEVITGDIRDFDSVSKAVKGVDSVFHLAALIGIPYSYESPAAYIKTNIEGTNNILQASLMHAVGNVVVTSTSEVYGTAQYVPIDEKHPLSAQSPYAATKIAADQLALSFYRSFQLPVKIARPFNTFGPRQSARAVIPTVISQILNGMDEIKLGNIDPTRDFTYVKDTVRGFLAIAGCDTFLGEVVNIGMNKEISVGNLVEKIAQVMNRNITVSMAENRMRPSASEVERLMCDNSKILASTPWKPEYSLENGLRETVAWLKDNISHYKHTLYNI
- a CDS encoding class I SAM-dependent methyltransferase; this translates as MATDKISPNAEYMYDSYRFGKFSYRDKRVKYYHLLTELIEKSNKSKCIYDIGCGAGFWFDIYLKYGFSKNAIHGLDLAPGNVEQLQNKGYDVRYGTVLDLDYDNDISDITICNGVIHHTNNSFQAFKELVRITKPGGDIYVSVYNVWHPFFYIVYKATYPIRYIYWNWTKKIVNVFFPFFYFLYKLLSYFAIGESLDKKTAKTIFMDQVITPKAELFSIKKMERYASECNVKILKTKYIMYYLMISFIIKKESSD